The following coding sequences are from one Bacteroidales bacterium window:
- a CDS encoding succinate dehydrogenase/fumarate reductase iron-sulfur subunit — protein MDKTINITLKVWRQRGPKEPGKFETYKLNNISTDSSFLEMLDILNEQLVNEDKEPVVFDNDCREGICGMCSLYINGHPHGPDSEITTCQLHMRRFKDGDTITIEPWRSAGFPVIRDLMVDRTAYDKIIQAGGYISINAGGAQDANAIPIPKRDADLAMDAASCIGCGACVAACKNGSAMLFVSAKVSQLALLPQGKVEAARRAKAMLAKMDELGFGNCTNTGACEAECPKGVSITNIARLNREFISAKLKD, from the coding sequence ATGGACAAGACAATAAATATAACACTAAAAGTATGGCGTCAAAGAGGTCCTAAAGAACCCGGAAAATTTGAGACATACAAACTAAACAACATATCTACCGACAGTTCATTCCTTGAAATGCTCGATATCCTGAACGAACAACTCGTAAATGAGGACAAAGAGCCGGTAGTATTTGACAACGACTGTCGCGAAGGAATCTGCGGAATGTGTTCACTCTACATCAACGGTCACCCACACGGACCCGATTCAGAGATAACAACATGTCAATTACACATGCGCCGTTTCAAAGATGGCGATACAATCACCATAGAGCCATGGCGTTCAGCGGGCTTCCCTGTAATCCGCGACCTAATGGTTGACCGTACAGCATACGATAAAATCATTCAAGCAGGCGGATACATCTCAATCAATGCAGGAGGAGCACAAGATGCCAATGCAATACCCATTCCAAAACGCGATGCCGATTTAGCAATGGATGCAGCATCATGTATCGGATGTGGAGCATGTGTAGCAGCATGTAAAAACGGCTCAGCAATGCTATTTGTATCAGCAAAAGTAAGTCAATTAGCGTTGTTACCACAAGGAAAAGTAGAAGCAGCACGCCGTGCCAAAGCCATGTTGGCAAAAATGGATGAACTCGGATTTGGAAACTGTACCAACACAGGAGCATGTGAAGCAGAGTGTCCAAAAGGAGTATCAATCACAAACATTGCTCGCTTGAACAGAGAGTTTATCTCAGCAAAACTAAAAGACTAA